A genome region from Lactobacillus sp. ESL0791 includes the following:
- a CDS encoding ECF transporter S component → MHQKQTRKLAITALFVAIFLLQTFIPNIGYIRIFPALPAITTVPLTVAIYAILLGPKSGAVFGLFWGLVRLFQAYTQPGDVVSLLLFQNVFIAVVPSVLAGLFPGLVAQFFKDKSEKMQEIGYVLAGVITSLTNTAFVILLTSLLFMNQTAFFASHMGHFSSNTPLIWILLTALGFNGLVEAIFTAIVTPIIATPLQKIMHRIHF, encoded by the coding sequence ATGCATCAAAAACAGACAAGAAAGTTAGCGATCACGGCACTTTTTGTTGCTATCTTTTTATTGCAGACCTTTATTCCCAATATTGGCTATATTCGAATTTTTCCGGCACTGCCTGCGATTACAACCGTTCCGCTGACGGTAGCTATTTACGCAATTTTGCTGGGACCAAAATCAGGCGCTGTTTTTGGCCTTTTTTGGGGCTTGGTCAGATTGTTTCAAGCATATACGCAACCGGGAGATGTTGTCAGTCTGCTGCTCTTTCAGAATGTTTTTATTGCGGTTGTACCCAGCGTATTAGCAGGTCTGTTTCCCGGTTTAGTTGCCCAATTTTTCAAAGATAAGTCCGAAAAAATGCAGGAAATAGGCTATGTTTTGGCGGGAGTAATTACCTCACTGACCAATACTGCCTTTGTTATTTTATTAACGTCTTTGCTTTTTATGAATCAGACGGCATTTTTTGCTAGTCACATGGGTCATTTTAGTTCAAATACACCGTTAATTTGGATTTTGCTCACAGCGTTAGGCTTTAATGGCTTAGTTGAGGCAATTTTTACCGCAATCGTAACGCCGATTATTGCTACACCGCTGCAGAAGATAATGCACAGAATACATTTTTAA